In the Desulfuromonas sp. DDH964 genome, GCCCGGCCCGAGTTCGCGGACCAGCACCTCCTCAACGTCGTATTCATCCTGTATTTCGCCGATGATCTCCTCGACGATATCCTCCAGGGTGACGATCCCCTCGACGCCGCCATATTCGTCGATCACCATTGCCAGGTGCAGATGACGGCGACGGAAGGACTGCAGCAGGGTCTCGATCGGCTTCGACTCGGGGACGAAATAGGGTGGCCGGGCGAGTTCCCGCAGCGAGAACTCACCGCGGTTGCCGACAAAATTGAGGATGTCCTTGGAGTGGATCACCCCGACGACATTGTCGAGACTCCCCTCGTAGACCGGAAAGCGGGAGTGCCGCGCCTGCTGCACGATCGGCAGCACGCTCTCGAAGGACTCGCCGACTTCGATGCCGACGACCTCGGTACGGGGGATCATGACATCACGGACCCGGATCTGCGACAGTTCAAAGACCCCGTGGAGCATGCGCCGCTGTTCCTTGGCGACCACCCCGGTCTGTTCGCCCACCGAGATGATCGAACGAATCTCGTCCTCGGAGATCAGCGGCCGCGCCGCTTCTCCCTTCAGCAGCCGGGTCAGCAGCCGGGAGACGCCGGTCACCATCCAGACCACCGGGGTAAGGACCCACATCACCACCAGGATCGGCCGCAGAACCAGGAAAGAGAGCTTTTCCGGGTAGCGGGCGGCGTAGGTCTTGGGGCAGACCTCGGAAAAGATCAGCAGCAGCGGGGTCAAAACGAGGATCGTCATCAACTCGCCACGATCGCCATAAAGCTCGACAAAGAGTGTGGTGGCGAAGACCGAAGCGGCAATATTCACCAGGTTATTGCCAACCAGGATGGCGCTCAGCAGCCGGTCGGGGTGCTCGAGGACGGCCTCGAGACGATCGGCGCCACTGCGGCGTTTTTCGACCAGGTACTTGAGGCGCAATTTGTCGAGCGACATCAGGGCCGTTTCCGAACCGGAAAAGAAGGCGGAAAGGACGAAGAGAATGCCAAGGGTGGCGAGGTGGAACAGTTGTGCTTCGGACATGAGTGACCCTGAAGGGAAGATCGTCCCGGCAACCGCCGGTGTTTTGGGGGGATCATACCCCAAGTCGGCGGCGCTGACAAACAAGTTGTGACTGGCGATTGCCAGGCATGGGCCCACTGTGCTATGAAGAGAACCACCCGGCCGCACAGCGGCCAACACCCTCGGCAGGAACCTTTTCATGGCAGACAAAGCAACCCTGGATCAGTACCGCGAACTCTGCGACCAGCTTCGCCACCACAACTACCGTTATTACATTCTTGACCAGCCGGAGGTTTCCGACGCCGAGTACGACCGCCTGTTCCGCCAGCTGCAGGAGCTGGAAGCGGCCCACCCCGAGCTGGTGACGCCGGACTCCCCGAGCCAGCAGGTCGGGGCGCCGCCATCGACCCGCTTTACCCCGATTCCCCATGCCCTGCCGATGCTGTCGCTGAAAAATGTCCGCAATGCCGGGGAATTCGTCGATTTCGATCAGAGCCTGCGGCAGACTTTTCTCGG is a window encoding:
- a CDS encoding HlyC/CorC family transporter — encoded protein: MSEAQLFHLATLGILFVLSAFFSGSETALMSLDKLRLKYLVEKRRSGADRLEAVLEHPDRLLSAILVGNNLVNIAASVFATTLFVELYGDRGELMTILVLTPLLLIFSEVCPKTYAARYPEKLSFLVLRPILVVMWVLTPVVWMVTGVSRLLTRLLKGEAARPLISEDEIRSIISVGEQTGVVAKEQRRMLHGVFELSQIRVRDVMIPRTEVVGIEVGESFESVLPIVQQARHSRFPVYEGSLDNVVGVIHSKDILNFVGNRGEFSLRELARPPYFVPESKPIETLLQSFRRRHLHLAMVIDEYGGVEGIVTLEDIVEEIIGEIQDEYDVEEVLVRELGPGRFLVDGSASLRTLNRRFKLKFSEEHANTLAGLLMRTLGTIPQEGDGCQVDGVTLTVRKVVDRRVEAIEMLLPEGPRPTP